The following are encoded together in the Candidatus Zixiibacteriota bacterium genome:
- the nrdR gene encoding transcriptional regulator NrdR, with the protein MRCPKCGHEEDKVVDSRPYQDGRAIRRRRECLGCAERFTTFEYVEQGTLTVLKSDNRREPFDRNKILHGIKLACNKRPVTAQEMQVMVEDIEAQVHSAGSNEITSQDLGELVMRKLRGVDEIAYVRFASVYRKFQDKAEFLEEMKKLLE; encoded by the coding sequence GTGAGATGCCCCAAATGCGGCCATGAGGAAGACAAAGTAGTCGACAGCCGACCGTATCAAGATGGTCGCGCTATCCGCCGGAGGCGGGAGTGTCTTGGCTGTGCGGAGCGATTTACCACCTTCGAATATGTCGAGCAAGGCACATTGACCGTCCTAAAATCGGATAATCGTCGCGAACCTTTTGACCGAAACAAAATCCTGCATGGTATAAAGCTCGCATGCAATAAGCGGCCGGTAACGGCCCAGGAAATGCAAGTGATGGTAGAAGATATAGAGGCCCAGGTGCATTCTGCCGGAAGCAACGAGATAACATCGCAGGACCTGGGCGAGCTGGTAATGAGAAAACTCAGGGGAGTTGACGAAATCGCTTATGTGCGCTTTGCATCGGTCTACCGAAAGTTTCAGGATAAAGCTGAGTTTCTTGAAGAGATGAAGAAACTGCTTGAGTAA
- a CDS encoding tetratricopeptide repeat protein, whose protein sequence is MINLQPINSQLTKLLKLVRTALTPNDPPRVPESMLWVIKQSREMIDSSEPIATVPLIKLGNIEFGLGEKERAERYFAKAVTQAEVEKAYELVAVASVNLGVVLLQRREFVLAEKGFEKALGTLGTNEDHILHTTALINIGIALKNQNKLKGAHDRFTEALVLAKRHDFQDAEAKCWINFSYFDYADKNYLAAIEKLRLALDLYAITGNSIDQIRAYYNIGLVFADAGDFASALKNLERAQEIASAKQIEYGDNKIASAIESIRERQRESMPTGKDTPKL, encoded by the coding sequence ATGATCAATCTCCAGCCAATAAACAGCCAGCTTACCAAACTTCTCAAATTGGTGCGTACCGCGCTTACTCCAAACGACCCTCCGCGGGTGCCAGAGTCGATGCTTTGGGTGATAAAGCAATCGCGTGAAATGATCGATTCAAGCGAGCCCATTGCAACCGTGCCGCTTATCAAACTCGGCAATATCGAATTCGGTTTGGGCGAGAAGGAGAGAGCCGAACGATATTTCGCCAAAGCAGTTACTCAGGCAGAAGTCGAAAAAGCTTATGAACTTGTGGCGGTCGCATCAGTGAATCTCGGGGTTGTCCTGCTCCAGCGTCGTGAATTTGTGTTGGCAGAAAAGGGCTTCGAAAAAGCTCTCGGCACCCTTGGCACGAACGAAGATCATATACTTCACACCACCGCGCTCATCAACATTGGTATTGCCCTCAAAAATCAGAATAAATTAAAAGGTGCCCATGACCGATTCACCGAGGCGCTGGTACTTGCGAAAAGGCACGACTTTCAGGACGCCGAAGCCAAATGCTGGATCAATTTTTCCTATTTTGATTATGCCGACAAAAATTATCTCGCCGCCATCGAAAAACTTCGCTTGGCCCTCGACCTGTACGCCATCACAGGAAACAGCATTGACCAGATCAGGGCTTATTACAATATAGGACTTGTATTTGCCGATGCCGGAGATTTCGCCTCCGCGCTTAAAAATCTTGAACGCGCCCAGGAGATCGCATCGGCCAAGCAGATTGAATACGGCGACAATAAGATAGCCTCGGCCATCGAATCCATCCGTGAACGCCAGCGCGAGTCAATGCCTACTGGCAAGGACACGCCAAAGCTGTGA
- the tatC gene encoding twin-arginine translocase subunit TatC, whose translation MSVPVDQERYTKKSSMPFLDHIEELRKRLLKSALAVVLMTIIALYFSEQLLAFVVAPLGGVKLHVTEVTGSFNAYLKIALIAGVLSALPVIFYQLWTFISPGLYRQEKSMVMPLVTISTLLFLAGAAFCYFLILPLSLKFLIDFSGGLFSPIITVGSYISFAGMLILAFGVGFELPIVTYFLGRMGIVSSQALSKGRRYAAVIILITSAIFTPTPDVFTQMMLAVPMYLLYELSIVIVRITGKNK comes from the coding sequence ATGAGCGTCCCAGTCGATCAAGAGCGATACACCAAAAAAAGCTCGATGCCTTTTTTGGATCATATCGAAGAACTTCGCAAACGCCTGCTGAAATCGGCATTGGCGGTAGTCCTGATGACCATCATCGCCCTCTATTTTTCCGAACAGCTTCTCGCTTTTGTTGTCGCTCCGCTCGGCGGAGTCAAACTCCATGTCACAGAGGTCACAGGATCATTTAATGCCTATTTAAAAATTGCTCTGATCGCCGGCGTGCTCAGCGCGCTTCCGGTTATCTTTTATCAACTATGGACATTTATATCACCGGGGCTGTACAGACAGGAAAAAAGCATGGTCATGCCGTTGGTTACTATTTCCACTCTTCTCTTTCTTGCCGGCGCGGCCTTTTGCTATTTTCTGATTTTGCCGCTCTCACTCAAATTTCTCATTGATTTCTCTGGCGGGCTGTTCAGTCCTATAATTACCGTCGGCAGCTATATCTCATTTGCGGGAATGCTCATCCTCGCTTTTGGTGTCGGTTTCGAACTCCCCATCGTCACATACTTTCTGGGACGGATGGGTATTGTTTCGTCACAGGCTTTGTCCAAAGGCCGACGCTATGCCGCTGTAATCATCCTTATCACATCGGCCATTTTTACCCCCACACCTGACGTCTTCACCCAGATGATGCTCGCAGTGCCAATGTATCTTCTTTATGAACTTTCTATTGTCATCGTCCGCATCACCGGTAAAAATAAGTAG